In Ramlibacter sp., the sequence GGCCAGCTGCCCAGGCCCGAGTCGCCGTTGATGTGGCCGCAGTCTCCATAGTTCATGAACTGCGAGCCCCAGCAATGGGCAAACAGGCGGGCGCGCTCGAGCGCGCAATACGGGTCATTGCGGCTGGCCAGCAGCACGCTGCCGAACGGCAGCCGCGCCAGTTCGATCGGCGACCAGCCGGGCAGTTGCTCGCGCAACTCCTCGCGCTCCAGATCGGCGGGCGCCACCAGCAGCGCGCCCCTGACCCGATGGGTGTTCTTTGAAATCGCGGCCCAGGCCGCGGTCAGGATGCAGCCCATGCTGTGCGCCACCAGCACCGCCGGCTCGTCGCGAGACAGCACCACGTCCTCCAGCCGCGCGATCCAGTCGCCGCGCAGCGGATTCATCCAGTCGTGCTGTTCCACGCGGAAGTAGCCATGCTTGTGCTCCCACAGGCTTTGCCAGTGGGCGGGCCCGCTGTTTTGCCAGCCAGGCAGGATGAGAACGTTGGAAGGCTTCATTTGCTACTGTTTTGATAGCGCACAGTGGCCGCCCAGCCTGGACTCCAGCCCTGTTTGATGCATGAACACGGCAACCATCACATTTTCTGGATGCGTTCGACCATCTCTTTGGCGAAATCCACGAAGGCCTGGCTGCCCTTGGCCGCCGGGTCGAACACCACACCGGGCAAGCCATAGCTGGGCGCCTCGGCCAGCCGCACATTGCGCGGGATAACGGTGTCGAACACCTTGTCGGAAAAGTGCGCCTTGAGCTGGTCGCTGACCTGCTGCTGCAGCGTGATGCGCGGGTCGAACATGACGCGCAGCAGGCCGATGATGAGCAGGTCCTTGTTCAGGTTGGCGTGCACCTGCTTGATGGTGTTGACCAGATCGGTCAGGCCTTCCAGCGCGAAGTACTCGCACTGCATGGGCACGATCACGCCATGCGCCGCGCACAGGCCGTTGAGCGTGAGCATGCTCAGGCTGGGCGGGCAGTCGATCAGCACGAAGTCGTAATCAGCGTCGACCTCGGCCAGCGCCTGCTTGAGCCGCTTCTCGCGCCGCTGCACATCCACCAGCTCCACCTCGGCGCCCGCGAGTTCGCGGTTGGCGCCCAGCACGTGGTAGCCGCACTTCTCGGAAAAAGTCGCCGCCTCCCTGACCGACGCCGACTCCAGCAGCACGTCGTACACCGTGAGTTCGAGCTTGCGCTTGTCCACGCCCGAGCCCATGGTCGCATTGCCCTGGGGATCCAGGTCGATCATCAGCACCCGCTGGCCCACCTTGGCCAGGCCGGCCGCGAGATTGACCGTGGTGGTGGTCTTGCCAACGCCACCCTTCTGGTTGGCAATGCAGAAAATTTTGGCCATGAAGGAGTTACCGCGAAATGGCCAGCTTGACGCCAAAGCCGATCAGGAACACGCCCGCCACTTTTTCCAGCACACGCGTGATCACCGGATTGGCCCGCAGGCGCTCGGCCAGGTGGTAGGTCAGCAGCACCACGATCAGGCCATAGGCGAAGGTGAGCGCGGCAATCGTGGCCGCCATCACGCCAAAAGTCACCAGCCCCTGGTGCCGGGCTGGGTCCACGAACAGCGGGAAGAAGGCCATGTAAAACACGATCGCCTTGGGGTTGAGCAGCGTGATCAGCGCGGCCTGCCTGAAGTAGTGCCGCGGCTGGATGTTCAGGATGGGCTTGGCGCCCGGCTTGGCCGTGAGCATCTTGAAGCCCAGCCAGGCCAGATAGGCGGCGCCCAGCCACTGCACCGCATGAAAGGCCGTGGGGTACGCCACCAACAGGGCTGACACGCCGGCCACGGCCAGCCACATCAGCACCTGGTCGCCGGCAATCACCCCCAGGGTTGCCGCCAGGCCGCCGGCCCGTCCACCCTTGCTGGTGGAGGTGATCAGCGCGAGATTGCCCGGGCCGGGGATCGCCAGAAACAGGATGATCGCGGCCACAAAAGCGCCGTAGTCTGCAATGCCAAACATGGAAATTCCCCCGGAACGTGAGGGGTCGAGTTTACGTTACACCGGGGCCCGGGGCGCGTGCGCGAGCCGGTTCGATGCGCCTACTGTGGCCGCAGCCAGACGATGCAGCGCTCGGCGTCCAGCCCGGGCACGGTCAGAGGTTCCACGTGAAACACCGCGGCACGGGCCCCGACCGCCACCAGCTCCTCTGTGGGATGCCTGCCCTTCATGGCGAGCCAGACCCCGGCGGGCGCCAATGTCCCGGCCGACCAGCCGACAAAGTCCGCCAGCGAGGCAAAGGCCCGGGAGCAGACCACGTCGAAGGGACCGGTCAGGCTTTCCACCCGGGCGTGCAGGCCCGTGAGATTGGGCAACTTCAGCGCCGCCGCCACCTGCTGGATGAAGGCCGCCTTCTTGGCCACCGTGTCCACACAGGTCACAACCACCTCGGGGCAGCAGATGGCGATCACCACGCCGGGCAGGCCGGCACCCGAGCCTACGTCGAGCAGCCGCGCCGCCTGGCCGGCAAGCTGCCGGCGCAGCGGCGCGATGATGGCCAGACTGTCCAGCAGGTGGTGCGTGAGCATGTCGGCCGGCTCGCGCACGGCCGTCAGGTTGTAAACCTTGTTCCATTTCTGGATCAGAGCCAGATAGTCCAGAAGCTGCGCGACCTGCGCATCCGTCAAAGCGAGGCCCAGCACGTCCAGCCCACGCCGCAGACCCGGCTCCAGTTCAGGCAAGGTCGGCATGGGCAGCGTCGGGCTCGGGCGTTTTGTCAAAGCCCTTGAAGCGGCTTTTCTTGAGGTGGACCAGCAGCAGGGAGATGGCCGCCGGCGTGACACCCGAGATGCGCGAGGCCAGCCCCAGGGTCTCGGGCCGGTGCTTCAGGAGCTTTTGCCGCACCTCGATGCTGAGCGCCGTGACCTGCTGGTAGTCCAGGTCGTCGGGCAACCGCAGGTTCTCGTAGTAGGCGGCGCGCTCCACCTCCCCTTTCTGGCGGTCGATGTAGCCCGAGTACTTGGCCGCGATCTCGATCTGCTCGATCACCGGCTCGGCGAGCTCACCCAGGGCTTCACGTGAGACGCCGGCCACCGCAAACCGGCCGCCGTCCAGGCTCATGAGCTGGGCATAGGTCACATCGGGCCGCCGCAGCAGGTCCGCCAGGTTGTATTCATGCTCGATGGCCTTGCCCAGCACCCGCTCCGATTCCGCCGCCGGCAGGTTGCGCGGATTGACCCAGGTCGCCCTGAGCCGTTCGGTTTCACGTGAAACAGCGTCGCGCTTGCGGCAGAACACCTCCCAGCGGGCGTCATCCACCAGGCCCAGGCGACGCCCGGCCTCGGTCAGGCGCAGGTCGGCATTGTCCTCACGCAGCTGCAGGCGGAACTCGGCCCGGCTCGTGAACATGCGGTAAGGCTCGGTCACGCCCTTGGTGATCAGGTCGTCCACCAGAACGCCCAGGTAGGCCTCGTCGCGCCGGGGCAACCAGGCCGCCTCGCCCCGGCACTGCAGCGCGGCATTGATACCCGCGAACAGCCCCTGGGCCGCCGCCTCTTCATAGCCCGTGGTGCCGTTGATCTGGCCGGCAAAGAACAGGCCGGCAATCTGCCGCGTTTCAAAGCTGCTTTTCAACGAGCGCGGGTCAAAGTAGTCGTATTCGATGGCGTAGCCCGGCCGGAGGATGTGCGCGTTCTCCAGCCCCGCCATGCTGCGCACCAGCTCGTACTGCACGTCAAACGGCAGGCTGGTGCTGATGCCATTGGGGTAGTACTCATTGGTGGTCAGGCCTTCGGGTTCCAGGAAGATCTGGTGGCTTTCCTTGTCGGCAAAGCGGTTGATCTTGTCTTCCACGCTGGGGCAATAACGCGGGCCCACGCCCTCGATCTTGCCGGTGAACATGGGGCTGCGGTCAAAACCGCTGCGGATGATCTCGTGGGTGCGCTCATTGGTGTGCGTCACCCAGCACGACATCTGCCGCGGGTGCATGCTGGCCCGGCCCATGAAGCTGAACACCGGCACCGCGTCGCCCACACCGCCGGGCATGCCGTCGCCCGGCTGCTCGGTGCAGCGGCTGAAGTCAATGCTGCGGCCGTCCAGCCGGGGCGGCGTGCCGGTCTTGAGCCGGCCCTGCGGCAGCTTGAGCTCCTTGAGCCGCGCCGAGAGGCTCACCGCGGGCGGGTCCCCGGCGCGGCCCGCCGCATAGTTGTTCAGGCCCACATGGATCTTGCCGTCCAGGAAGGTGCCGGCCGTGAGCACCACGGCGCGCCCGCGAAACCGGATGCCCACCTGCGTGACGGCCCCCACCACGCGGTCGCCCTCGACCATCAGGTCGTTCACCGCCTGCTGGAACAGCGTGAGGTTGGGCTGGTTCTCGAGCCGGTGGCGGATGGCCGCCTTGTACAAAATGCGGTCGGCCTGCGCCCGCGTGGCGCGCACGGCCGGGCCCTTGGAGCTGTTGAGAATGCGGAACTGGATGCCGCCTTCGTCTGTGGCAATGCCCATGGCGCCGCCCAGTGCATCCACCTCCTTGACCAGATGGCCCTTGCCGATGCCGCCAATCGACGGGTTGCAGCTCATCTGCCCCAGCGTCTCGATGTTGTGGCTGAGCAGCAGCGTCTTGCAGCCCATGCGTGCGGACGCAAGGGCGGCTTCGGTGCCAGCGTGGCCGCCACCGACCACGATGACGTCGAATTCCTGAGGGTACAACATGGGGGTTCCAGAGCCAAAAGTGGCCCGATAATCAAAAAGCAAAGGCCGATCGCCCGCGATCCCTGCCCCAACAGCATTCGACGCGGCATACGGCCAACCCCTGATTTTCCCATTGATGCCGCCCTCCACGCAAACGCCACTCGCAGAGGCCCTTGCCAGCAAGCTGGGGCCACTCGCCGACGACCTGGCGGCCTGGGCGCGCACCGCCCGACGCTCGCTCCTGACCCGGGGCGAGCCCCTGCTGCGCGCCGGCGACATCTGGCAACACCTGTGGTGGGTGGAAGCCGGTGCACTGCGCCTTTTCTACCTCGACCGCGTTGGCACCGAGTCCAACAAGAACTTCTTTCTGCCTGGCGCCATGCTTTGGCCGGTCACACCCTGGCTTCGCGCGCAGCCTGCGGCGTTTCACGTGGAACCTCTGGAAGACAGCATCGTCTGGGCCCTGCCTCTGGATGGCGCCAGCGAAACAGCGCGGCGCGGCCCCGCATGGCAGGCCCTGGAGCACCACACCGTGTGCGCCCTGCTCGACGGCAAGATGCAGCGCGAACAAGCCTTTTTGCAGCACAGCGCCCAGGAGCGCTACGCCCTCCTGCTGGCACACCAACCCGACTGGGCCGCCCGCATCCCCCTCAAACACCTGGCCTCTTACCTCGGCGTCACCGATGTCACGCTGTCACGCCTGCGCGGCGGCATGGGGCTTATCAAAGGTTAAGGCGCGATGGCCCGATGGCGGACACACTGGGGCTTTCCTGTTCCCCGGAGCCTCCATGCGCCGATACGCCCAGACCCTCGCCCTGCCCCTTCACACCCTGGCCATTCTCTGGTTGGGACTGATGGCCGGGTTCTTCGCCACCTACAGCGCCAACGTGAATCTGGCGATGCTGCAAATGGACGGCCCCACCTACGCGGTGGTCCAGTCGGCCTTCAATCGCAACGTGCGGCACATGCTGTTCTTCAGCTTCTTCTTCGGGCCACCCGTATGGTGCGGGCTAGCCCTGTTGGCCGCGAGCCCTGAGCGCCGCCAGGCGTGGTGGGGGCTGTTGGCGGCCGCCGCCGCGATCTACCTGCTGGGCATCATCGTGTTCACCCACCAGGTCAATCTGCCGCTCAATGCCCAGACCGAAGCCTGGAGCCCACAAGCCCTGCCGCCGGACTGGGCCACCGTGCGCGATCAATGGAATGTCGCCAACCTGATGCGCACCCTGGTGAGCTTCGGCGCGTTTGCGCTGGCCCTGGTGGCACTTGCCTTGCGCGCAGGCCGTCCGCAGCGCTGACACTTCGCAGGATTCCTGCCCGCCGATGTGGTGCAATCGGGCCATGAAAATCCTCGTCTTCGCAGGCAGCACCCGCCAGCAGTCCTTCAACCGCAAGCTCGCCAAAGTCACGGCCGCCATGGCCACGGCCAGCGGCGCCGATGTCATGCACATCGAGCTGGCGGATTTCGACATCCCCATGTACAACGCCGACCTCGAGGCTCAGGGCACGCCGGCCGATGTGATCCGCCTCAAGCAGCTCATGCATGAGCACCCGGCCTGGATCATCTGCACGCCCGAGTACAACGCCAGCTACCCCGCCCTGCTCAAGAACACGCTGGACTGGGTGTCCAGCCCGGCCAAATCGCACCCCGAGTGGGGCGACGGCTTCAAGTCCAGCCGTGGCAAGGTCGTCGGTGTGCTGAGCGCCTCGCCCGGCGCGCTCGGCGGCCTGCGTTCGCAAAGCCACTTGGCGCCGCTGCTGGTCAACCTGCACTGCTGGCTGGCGCCGCAGAATTTCGCGCTCAGCCGCGCGGGGGACGCCTTTGACGAACAGGGCCAACTCAAGGACGAGCGCAACATCAAGGGCGTTCAGGCCGTGATCGACCAGGTCATCTGGGCCGCGGGCCGGCTGAACACGGCCTAGCGCGCCGGCGACCCGCCCGCCCATGGACTGCCGCCCCGGCTGCGGTGCCTGCTGCATCGCCCCCTCGATCTCCAGCCCCATCCCCGGCATGCCGCTGGGCAAGCCCGCTGGCGCACGCTGCGTCCAGCTGGACGACGCCCTGCGCTGCCGCATCTTTGGCCAGCCCGAACGGCCTGCGGTGTGTGCCCAGCTCAGGCCCTCGGCCGAAATGTGTGGCGCGAGCGCGGTGCAGGCCCTGCACTGGCTGACCCGGCTCGAAACCCAGACCCGCCCGGCGCCACAGGCAACCCGCAATACCTGAGCAGCGGGCCGGTCTTCAGCCGCGCGCGCCGTCCGCGCCCAATGCCTCCAGCAGCGGCAGCGACACAATCTCGATCCGGCCATAGCCCGCCGCCACCGCGCCCGCGGCCACCAGCGCCTGGAGCTCCTTGCTCAGGGTCTGGCGCGTCATGCCCAGCATCATCGCCAGTGACTCCTGCGACACCGGTACCACCGGCCGTGCTTCGGGGGTATGGGTGGCATCGCCGCGCGCCAGCAGCACCAGCCGCCGCGCCACGCGCGCGCGGGTGGACCGCAGCGTCGCGTCCTCCACCATGCCGTACAGCGAGCGGGTGCGCGCCGCGAGCATGCGGCACACCGCCAGCGCAAACGCATGGCGCTGCATCAGCCCGTCGAATGCCGCGCGGCCCAGCAGCAGCACCTCTGATGGCACCAGGGCCGTCGCGTCATGGGTGCGCGGCTGCTGGTCCAGCAACGAGACTTCGCCAAACCAGTTGCCGGCCTCCAGCACGGCAAGAATGGCCTCCTTGCCGTCCTCGCGCAGGCTGGAAAACTTGAAGCGCCCCTGCACCAGCCCGTAAAAGGCCCCGCTGCCCGCCGGCACCGCGTCGCCCTGGCGGAACAGCATCTCGCCGCGCTGCACCCGCACCGGCTCGCAGGCGGCCAGCATGGCACGCCGTTCGCGCAGCGGCAGCGCGCCAAACCAGGGGTTGGCCGACAGGCGGGCCAGCAGTTCTGGGCTCGATTTCATTGACGCGCGGGCGACAGCCGGGTGGAAGGGACTTCCCTTGATTGTTAAATTTTTGACAGTTAACCGTCAAGCAGAAGCCAAGAATCCGTGGCACAAGGAACCTTCCCCATGACGCAACCCACCACGCTCCAGCCGGGCCATGCCCGTGCCAGCTTCACCCGCATGCAGGACAGCACCCAGGCCGACTGGCAGGCCATTGCGGGCGAGTTCATGCAGTTCAGCCGGGGCCTGCCCGACCGGGTGATGGCCCACCTCAAAATCCTTGAGGGCGACTACGGCGGCTTCCCGGTGGACCGCTATACCCACTCGCTGCAGACCGCGACCCGCGCGCTGCGCGACGGCCGCGACGAGGAGTACGTGGTCTGCGCCCTGCTGCACGACATGGGCGACACGCTGGGTTCGTTCAACCACCCCGACATCGCCGCCGCCGTGCTCAAGCCTTTCGTGAGCGAGGCCAACCACTGGATGGTGCAGCACCACGGCATCTTCCAGGGCCATTACTTCTTCCATCACATTGGCATGGACCGCGACATGCGCGAGCAGTTTCGTGGCCACCCGCACTTTGCGCGCACCGAGGAGTTCTGCGCGCTCTACGACAACCCGGCCTTCGACGCCCGGGCCGAGACCCTGCCGCTGCGCGAATTCGAACCGATGTTGCGCCGGCTGATGGCCCAACCCGTCAACACCATCTACAAACCCACCCAGGCCGCCAAGGAGACCGCATGAACATCGCCTCACTCAAGGAAGTCGTCAGCGCCGAGGAATGGGCGCTGCGCGTGGACCTCGCTGCCTGCTACCGCCTGGTGGCGCTGTATGGCTGGAGCGACCTGGTCTTCACGCACATCAGCGCCAAGCTGCCCGAGTCGGTCAGCGGGCCCGACCACCACTTCCTGATCAACCCCTATGGCCTGATGTTTGACGAAATCACGGCGTCCAGCCTGGTCAAGGTCGACGGCCAGTGCAACAAGGTGATCGACTCGCCCTTCCCGGTCAACCCGGCGGGCTTCAACATCCACAGCTGCATCCACGCGGCGCGGCCCGACGCCGGCTGCGTGCTGCACACCCACAGCCGCGCCGGCGTGGCCGTGAGCGCGCAAAAGGGCGGCGTGCTGCCCATCAGCCAGCAGAGCACCTTTGTGCTGGCCTCGCTGGCCTACCACGCCTACGAAGGCGTGGCCCTGCGCGAGGACGAAAAGCCCCGCCTCACGGCCGACCTGGGCGACGCCAATTTCCTGATGCTGCGCAACCACGGCCTGCTGACCGTGGGCCGCACCATTGCCGATGCGTTCCTGAGCATGTACACCTTCGAGAACACCTGCCGCATCCAGATCGACGCGCAGGCCGGTGGTGAGCTGGTGCAGGTGGACCCGCGCATCCTCAAGGGCATGGGCGAAGTCATGAAGACCGCCACCGCGGGCCAGGGCGCCAACATTGCCTGGCCCGCGCTGCTGCGCAAGGTCGAGCGCGCGGACCCGGGCTACAAGAACTGAGCGAGCCGCAGAGGCGCGCCGGCCGGGGCGCTCAGGCGTCCTCGGCCAGCAGTTCGGCCTGCACGCGCAGCTGTGTCTCGCGGTCGCGCTCGTTCACGAAGATTTCCATGCGCGTCATGTTCACCGCGCCATAGATGGTGCTGAAGGCCACGTCCTTGGCATCGCTGCCCGTGCCGATGCGCACCAGCCGCTCCGGCTGCGCCATGCCCGTGGGGTCAAACAGCACCCAGCGGCCGCCGAGCCAGGCTTCAAACATGGCGTGGAAGTCCTGCGGCGGTTCGTCAAACCAGACATAGCCCACCACCAGCCGCGCCGGGACGTTCAGCGCCCGGCACAGCGTGATGCCCAGGTGCGCAAAGTCCCGGCACACGCCGGCGCGCTGCACGAACACGTCGCGCGCCGTGGTCATGGGGCCGGTGCTGCCCGGCAGGTAGGTGATCGAGTTGTGCAGCCACTGCTCCACCGCCCTGATGCGGCCCATGCCCGGCGGCAGGTGGCCAAACAGCTGCTGGGCCGCGCGCGACAGCGCATCGGACTCGCAGAACCGTGTGGGCATCAGGTATCGCAACACCGGATCGGGGATCTGGTGCACCGGCCCTTCGTCCAGGTCCTCGGGCACCGGCTGGGGCTCCAGCATGACGTCGGCCTGGTAGTTGACCATCAGCGGGCCCACGGGCGCCTCGAAGCGGATGAACCGGTTGCCTTCCAGCGCGTCATTGAAGCCATGCACCGACACGCCCGACGACACGGCCAGCCGCTCGCTTAGCAGGGTCTGGCCGGGCAGCTGGGCCGCCTCGATGTTGAAACAGAAATGCGCTGGCGCGAGTACGTCGTACTCCAGCACCACCTCCACGGTGGAGCGCGGCATCAGTCCAGCACCTTCTTGGCGGCGCCCACGCCCAGCGCGGCCAGGACCACGAAGACCACGGCAATCACCAGGAACAGGCCGAACAGGATCTTCGCGATGCCCGCGGCGCCGGCGGCAATGCCGCCAAAGCCCAAGGCCGCGGCAATCAGCGAAATCAGGGCAAAAATCAGGGCGTACTTCAGCATGAGAGGCTCCTTTCGCGGCATGAAGCCGCAGCAATGACACTGCCTCCCATGCTAGGAAAACCGCGCGTTCGCATTGATCAGCCGCCGTCGCACGGCGCTGTAGGACAAGCCGCTGTTCATGCGCGGCTGCCTGCGGGGACTAACGGCCCAACAGGCCCTTGAGGCCCTGCCCCAGCCGGTCACCCAGCTTGGCGCCAGCGCCGGTGCCCACGCCCGGCAGCACCGCCGTACCCAGCGCCGCGCCCAGCAGCGCCCCGCGCGTGAGCGTGACCTCCGGGGCGTCCAGCGTGCCGCCCACCACCAGCGGCACGCCCACGGCATGGCCCACCGCGCGCGCGGCCAGGTCCACGGCAATCCGCCCGCTGAGTTCGCGCTGCGGCGACACCGAGACATTGCCACTGGCGGTCAGCGCCCCCGAACTGGCCACCAGCTGGGTCAACTGGATGGCCCGGCCCTGCGTGGTGACCTGTCCGGCCAGTGTGTCCAGCCGGGTCACGCCACCGCGGCTCAGGCCCACGGTCCTCACGGCCTTGGCCAGATCAATCCCGTGCAGCACCGCATCGCGGACCGTGAAGCGGGTCTGCGTCTGCAGCACCGCCAGCAGGTCCCCGGCGCGCGCGGCGCGCGCCTGCAGGGTGGTGGAGGCCTCGAGCTTGCCGCTCAGGGGCGCCTGCGCCCCGGACGCCGGCGCGGCCAGCGCTGCAACCTCCACGCCCGAGGTGTCCAGCTTGCCCCTCAGCATCAGGTCCGGCCCGCCTTCGAGCTGCGCCAGCGTGACCGAGCCGCGCACCGTGCCACCCCCGATGGCCATTTCCAGGCCCCAGTCGCGCGCGCCCGAATTGGCACGGCGCAGGTTCACGCGCGAGCCTTCCAGGCGGCCCCGGACCACGTGAAGATCCACATCGCCCGGCAGGCCGTCGTCGTCCATGCGGGCCCTGGCATCCACCGTGCTGCGGTGGCCGGCCTTGTCGATCCAGGTCAGCTGCTGCAACAGCATGCGGCGCGGCAGTGCGCCGGAGTTTTCAGCCTTTTGGCCCGGGAGTCCAGCAGCGGCGGGCACTTTGCGCTCTCTTTTTTGTAGCGCATCGAGCAGGGCCTCAACCCCCTTCTGGGGCAGCTGCGCGTCGCGCACCACCAGCGTGGCCACCTCCAGCCGGCCCGCCAGCAGCGGGCCCCAGGCCGGGCGCGCCTGGACCCGCCCCAGGGTCAGCGGCGGCAGGGTCTTCAAGGCCACATCGTCCAGCGTGACCGCCGGCAGGGGCCACAGGGTCACCGACATGGCGGCAAACGTCACCGGCACGCCCAGTGCCTGCTGCGCAGCAGCCTGCGCGCGGTCCCGGAAATCGGCGCTCGCCAGCCAGCGCTGCAGGGCCAGGCCGGCCAGACCCGCCGTCAGCAGCCCTGCCACCACGAGGCCCAGCAAGATTTTGAAGATTCGGGACATGCGCCATTGTGAGCACGAATTCGCCGCACCCGCTAGCATGCGCCAACGGCACTCGCCGCCAACCGACCTCAAAGGAAACACCATGAAGCTCTATTACTCCCCCGGCGCCTGCTCGCTGTCGCCGCACATCGCACTGCGCGAAGCCGGCATCGCCTTCGAAGCCGTCAAGGCCCCCACCAAAACCCACCAGCTCGACGATGGCACCGACTACTACACCATCAACCCGCTGGGTTATGTACCGCTGCTGGAACTCGACGACGGCACCCGCCTGCGCGAGGGCCCGGCCATCGTGCAGTACATCGCCGACCAGGCCCCCGCCAAAAACCTGGCCCCCGCCAATGGCACCCTGCCGCGCTACCGCCTGCAGGAGTGGCTCACCTTCATCGGCACCGAGGTCCACAAGGGCTTCAGCCCGCTGTTCAACCCCGCCATGCCCGAGGAGGCCAAGACGCTCGCCAAGGAGCGCCTGGCCACCCGCCTCAAGTGGGTGGACGGCGAACTCGCGGGCAAGCAGTATCTGATGGGTGAGGCTTTCAGCGTGGCCGACGGCTACCTGTTCACCGTGACCAACTGGGCCAAGCCCGTGGGCGTGGACCTGTCGGGCTACCCCAACCTGCTGGCCTACCGCGAACGTGTGGGCGCCCGCCCCGCTGTGCAGGAAGCCATGAAGGCCGAAGGCCTGCTCAAGTAGCCAGCGGCCGCTGGCGCGCCGCCATCAGCGCGCCAGCCCACAGCGCCACGGCCGAATACACCAGCCCGCGCGCCAGGCCCCCGGGCCCGTCGGCGATCCAGCCCACCACGGTGGGCCCGACGATCTGGCCGGCCGCAAACACGATCGTGAAGGCGCTGATGCCCGCCGCCCACAGGGCCGGCGACAGGTTGTGCCGCACCAGCGC encodes:
- a CDS encoding transglutaminase family protein, whose translation is MPRSTVEVVLEYDVLAPAHFCFNIEAAQLPGQTLLSERLAVSSGVSVHGFNDALEGNRFIRFEAPVGPLMVNYQADVMLEPQPVPEDLDEGPVHQIPDPVLRYLMPTRFCESDALSRAAQQLFGHLPPGMGRIRAVEQWLHNSITYLPGSTGPMTTARDVFVQRAGVCRDFAHLGITLCRALNVPARLVVGYVWFDEPPQDFHAMFEAWLGGRWVLFDPTGMAQPERLVRIGTGSDAKDVAFSTIYGAVNMTRMEIFVNERDRETQLRVQAELLAEDA
- a CDS encoding DUF1328 domain-containing protein, giving the protein MLKYALIFALISLIAAALGFGGIAAGAAGIAKILFGLFLVIAVVFVVLAALGVGAAKKVLD
- the gstA gene encoding glutathione transferase GstA, with protein sequence MKLYYSPGACSLSPHIALREAGIAFEAVKAPTKTHQLDDGTDYYTINPLGYVPLLELDDGTRLREGPAIVQYIADQAPAKNLAPANGTLPRYRLQEWLTFIGTEVHKGFSPLFNPAMPEEAKTLAKERLATRLKWVDGELAGKQYLMGEAFSVADGYLFTVTNWAKPVGVDLSGYPNLLAYRERVGARPAVQEAMKAEGLLK